A single Diceros bicornis minor isolate mBicDic1 chromosome 7, mDicBic1.mat.cur, whole genome shotgun sequence DNA region contains:
- the LOC131408322 gene encoding olfactory receptor 8D2-like: MGRGNHSLVTEFILEGLTHQPGLQLPVFFLFLLIYMVSMVGNLGLVFLIRISSQLHTPMYYFLSNFSFIDLCYSSVIIPKMLVNFITERNFTSFPHCMAQLFFFCLFGIYDSYVLTAMAYDRYAAICNALLYNVTMSHRVCFLLVMSVYIVGAIGALVHTSYISSCSFCGTNVIHHYFCDILPLLTISCSRDYTKELLVMILVGFNVFACALAIFISYTLILSNILFIRSAEGKSKAFSTWSSHLAAVGVFYGSIIFIYFKPSASDTMQEKLTSVFYTTVIPMLNPLIYSVRNKDVKESLKRVLNGGILSESV; this comes from the coding sequence ATGGGTAGAGGAAATCATTCTTTGGTAACTGAGTTCATCCTTGAGGGGTTAACACACCAGCCAGGACTCCAGCTGCctgtcttcttcctgtttctaTTGATCTACATGGTCTCCATGGTGGGAAACTTGGGCTTGGTCTTTTTAATCAGGATCAGTTCTCAGCTTCACACGCCCATGTATTATTTTCTCAGTAATTTCTCCTTCATAGATCTCTGCTACTCCTCTGTCATAATTCCCAAGATGTTGGTGAACTTCATCACAGAGAGGAATTTCACCTCTTTTCCCCACTGCATGGCACAGctctttttcttctgcctctttGGTATTTACGACTCCTACGTGCTGACAGCCATGGCGTATGATCGTTATGCTGCCATCTGTAACGCCTTGCTCTACAATGTCACCATGTCCCACAGAGTCTGTTTTCTACTGGTCATGAGTGTGTATATAGTAGGGGCCATTGGAGCCTTGGTTCACACCAGCTACATATCTAGTTGCTCTTTCTGTGGAACCAATGTCATTCACCACTACTTTTGTGACATCCTTCCTCTTCTGACTATATCTTGCTCAAGAGACTACACAAAGGAACTTCTGGTGATGATTTTGGTTGGATTCAATGTATTTGCGTGTGCTTTAGCCATCTTCATCTCTTACACTCTCATCCTTTCCAACATCTTGTTCATACGGTCAGCCGAAGGCAAGTCCAAAGCTTTCAGTACCTGGAGCTCCCACCTTGCAGCTGTTGGGGTCTTCTATGGCTCCATCATCTTTATCTATTTTAAACCATCTGCCAGTGACACAATGCAGGAGAAGTTGACCTCTGTGTTTTATACCACAGTGATTCCCATGCTTAACCCCCTTATCTATAGCGTTAGGAACAAAGATGTCAAAGAATCTCTAAAAAGAGTTCTGAATGGTGGGATACTTTCTGAATCTGTGTAG
- the LOC131408328 gene encoding olfactory receptor 8B3-like produces MAPENVSVITEFILLGLTDQPDLQLPLFLLFLVMYVVTVLGNLGLIILIGLNSHLHTPMYFFLFNLSFIDLCYSSVFTPKMLTNFMSKNTISYMGCMIQLYFFCFFAISECYVLTSMAYDRYVAICKPLLYNVAMSPKVCSGLMLGSYLMAFSGAMAHSGCMLRLTFCNANTINHYLCDILPLLQLSCMSTYINELVVFTVVGINIIVPSVTIFVSYGFILSSILHISSMGGRSKAFSTCSSHIIAVALFFGSSAFMYLKPSSATSMDERKISSIFYTNTVPMMNPLIYSLRNKDVKLAMRKILNRRKF; encoded by the coding sequence ATGGCTCCTGAAAATGTTTCCGTCATAACAGAATTCATTCTTTTGGGATTAACAGACCAGCCAGATCTCCAACTCCCCCTGTTCCTCCTGTTTCTAGTAATGTATGTGGTCACTGTGTTGGGAAATTTGGGCTTGATAATCCTAATTGGGCTGAATTCACACCTGCACACtcccatgtactttttcctctttaACTTGTCATTCATAGACCTCTGTTATTCTTCTGTGTTTACACCCAAAATGCTGACTAATTTTATGTCAAAAAATACTATCTCCTACATGGGGTGCATGATCCAGctctactttttctgtttttttgctaTTTCTGAATGCTATGTGCTGACATCAATGGCCtatgatcgctatgtggccatctgtaaaCCACTTTTGTATAATGTTGCCATGTCCCCTAAAGTGTGTTCCGGCCTTATGCTTGGTTCATACTTGATGGCATTTTCTGGTGCCATGGCCCACAGTGGATGCATGCTGAGACTGACCTTCTGTAATGCAAACACCATCAACCATTATTTATGTGACattctccctctgctccagctctCCTGCATGAGCACCTACATCAATGAGCTGGTAGTATTCACTGTGGTGGGCATCAACATCATTGTGCCCAGTGTcaccatctttgtctcttatggTTTCATCCTCTCCAGCATCCTCCACATCAGCTCCATGGGGGGCAGGTCCAAAGCCTTCAGCACCTGCAGTTCCCACATAATTGCTGTTGCTCTCTTCTTTGGATCAAGTGCATTTATGTATCTCAAACCATCTTCTGCTACATCTATGGATGAGAGGAAAATCTCTTCTATCTTTTACACCAATACAGTTCCCATGATGAACCCTTTAATTTATAGCTTGAGGAACAAAGATGTTAAACTTGCTATGAGAAAAATTCTAAATAGGAGAAAGTTTTGA
- the LOC131407859 gene encoding olfactory receptor 8B3-like encodes MAPANGSFVTQFILVGLTDRPDLQLPMFFLFLLMYIVTVLGNMGLITLIGLNSHLYTPMYFFLFNLSFVDVCYSSVFTPKMLINFISKKNIISYIGCMTQLYFFCFFIISECYVLTSMAYDRYVAICKPLLYNVAMSHKVCSSLMLGSYLMAFFGAMAHTGCMLRLTFCDANIINHYLCDILPLLQLSCTSTYINELEAFIVVGINIIVPSVTIFVSYGFILSSILHISSTEGRSKAFSTCSSHIIAVSLFFGSAAFMYLKPSSAVSMDVGKISSVFYTNTVPLMNPLIYSLRNKDVKIALRRTLGVRKF; translated from the coding sequence ATGGCTCCTGCAAATGGTTCCTTCGTGACTCAGTTCATTTTGGTGGGATTAACAGACAGACCAGATCTCCAACTCCCGATGTTCTTCCTGTTTCTACTTATGTATATCGTCACCGTCTTGGGAAATATGGGTTTGATAACTCTAATTGGGCTAAATTCACACCTAtacacccccatgtactttttcctctttaACTTGTCCTTCGTAGATGTATGTTATTCTTCTGTATTTACACCCAAAATGTTGATTAACTtcatatcaaagaagaatattatCTCCTACATAGGATGCATGACCCAGctttactttttctgttttttcatcatTTCTGAATGCTATGTGCTGACATCAATGGCCtatgatcgctatgtggccatctgtaaaCCACTTTTGTATAATGTTGCCATGTCCCATAAAGTGTGTTCCAGTCTTATGCTTGGTTCATACTTGATGGCATTTTTTGGTGCCATGGCCCACACAGGATGCATGCTGAGACTGACCTTCTGTGATGCAAACATCATCAACCATTATTTGTGTGACattctccctctgctccagctctCCTGCACGAGCACTTACATCAATGAGCTGGAAGCTTTCATTGTGGTGGGCATCAACATCATTGTGCCTAGTGTCACTATCTTTGTCTCTTATGGTTTCATCCTCTCCAGCATCCTCCACATCAGCTCCACAGAAGGAAGGTCCAAAGCCTTCAGTACCTGCAGTTCCCACATAATtgctgtttctctcttttttggatCAGCTGCATTTATGTATCTCAAACCATCTTCTGCAGTGTCTATGGATGTAGGAAAAATCTCTTCTGTCTTTTACACCAATACAGTTCCCTTGATGAACCCCTTAATTTATAGTTTGAGGAACAAAGATGTTAAAATTGCTCTGAGAAGAACTCTCGGTGTGAGAAAGTTTTGA